CGGCCGCGACGATCCGCGGCAGCAGGTCCTGGGCCGGATCCAGCCCCAGGCGCTCGGCGATCACCGGAGTCAGCTGCTCTTCGAGCTGGCGCATCGACTCCAGCAGGTGCGGCCGGGCCCCCTCCTCGTCCATGACCGTGCGCAGCGCCTCTTTGCTGAAGCTGCCGTTGGCCATGATCTCGCGGAGCTTGCGGACGCTCTCCTTGCCCGGCTCGTGGCCCAGGGTGTACTCGGCGACGACCGCCTCGGCGAGCGCGACGTCGAAGGGTTCGTCGGCGGGGCGTTCGCTGAAGGCCAGCGCCACGCGTCTGGCCCGGTCCCCGGGCAGCGCGCCGAGCGCGGCCTCGCGGCTGTGGAAGTAGTTGTGGAAGGTGCGTGCGGAGACCCCGGCGCGTTCGGCGATCTCGTCGGGGCTGACGTTCTGCAGGCCGTTGTTCTCCAGCGTCAGTTGCAGGGCCGCCTGGCTGATGCAGTTGCGGGTCTCCAGCCGTTTGCGTTCCCGGCGAGAGCCCGCTTCGGCCTCGTTCTCGTTCTGGTTCTCAGTGGCGGACACGGGTCTACCTTCTCCCGAACTTGCGCTCAGCGCAATTATTTTCTTGCGCTCAGCGCAAGGTTTCAGCCCCCGGCGCTCTGCCGGCGCCCGGCGCGCAGGGTCGTGGCGGTCCAGGTGAGCTGGTCCAACAGGCTCTGCAGGGCTTTGTCGCGGCTTTCGGAGGGGCGCGGCCAGGACTGGTCCTCGGCGAACTGGTTCCAGTACTCGGTGAAGCTGATCGTGTCGCGGATCGGGACCGCGGACAGCTCGATGAAGACGTGCCGTAACTGCTGGACCGCGCGCAGGCCGCCCGAGACGCCGCCGTAGGAGACGAAGGCGACGGGCTTGCGGCTCCATTCGCCGTGGTACCAGTCGATCGCGCTCTTCAGCACCGCCGGGAAGCTGTGGTTGTACTCCGGCGTGACGATCACGAAGGCGTCCGCGCCGGCCAGCCGCGGGGCCAGCGCCGCGACGGGTTCGGGACGCGGCTGCCCGAAGTCGGTCATGGTCAGCGGGAGGTCCGTCTCGGCCAGGTCGATGACGTCCATGTCGAGGCCGGGGTGGCTCTCGGCGGCGCGCGTGACGAACCAGTCGGCGACGGTCGGGGCGAAGCGGCCGTCGCGGGTGCTGCCGATGATGACCGCTACCCGGAGCGGGTCGGGATCCGCGTCCGGCGTGGCGGTTGTCTCGGTGATGCCGGCCGTGGCGGTGGCGGCGGTCATGGTGATCCCCCTGGGGAGTGGATGGCGTGGCGCGGATGTGTACGGTGTACGCTCCGATGCGTACACCGTACAACGGAGCGTACGATGTACACAAGGCGGGAGCGCGGCACCGCGTTCCCGAGCCCATGGGAGGCTTTCGGCATGGCGAAGACCAAGAGCGGGTGCGGCCCGGCGGCGGATGCGGCGGACCCCGCGGGGGCGGATGCGGCGGACGGGGCGGC
The window above is part of the Catenulispora sp. EB89 genome. Proteins encoded here:
- a CDS encoding TetR/AcrR family transcriptional regulator, whose amino-acid sequence is MSATENQNENEAEAGSRRERKRLETRNCISQAALQLTLENNGLQNVSPDEIAERAGVSARTFHNYFHSREAALGALPGDRARRVALAFSERPADEPFDVALAEAVVAEYTLGHEPGKESVRKLREIMANGSFSKEALRTVMDEEGARPHLLESMRQLEEQLTPVIAERLGLDPAQDLLPRIVAAAVNGAVRVATKYWLHEEVDASYTALLRQAVRTAAALAQQPALPLGPSLHENENP
- a CDS encoding NADPH-dependent FMN reductase — its product is MTAATATAGITETTATPDADPDPLRVAVIIGSTRDGRFAPTVADWFVTRAAESHPGLDMDVIDLAETDLPLTMTDFGQPRPEPVAALAPRLAGADAFVIVTPEYNHSFPAVLKSAIDWYHGEWSRKPVAFVSYGGVSGGLRAVQQLRHVFIELSAVPIRDTISFTEYWNQFAEDQSWPRPSESRDKALQSLLDQLTWTATTLRAGRRQSAGG